From a single Geothermobacter hydrogeniphilus genomic region:
- the djlA gene encoding co-chaperone DjlA, whose product MSWLSGIIGGGIGAMLGGPFGALIGAAIGASMGGGQTRPQLEGGYAGGIHPSQQKQMLFFTAAFSMVGKLAKADGRVCDDEIAAIRRIARDAMGLDEQTRRFAIEILNQSKQSPETFGDYARQFGELFWQQQDMCQFMMSFLFEVAMADGNLHPEEERMLLEAKQAFRLPDAIYQSLYARYVGRQRPGSLGLEEHYRTLGVSSDISDADLKKLYRKKVAEYHPDKIEGKGLPPEFIKFANDKLAEINAAYEAICKARGI is encoded by the coding sequence ATGAGTTGGTTATCAGGTATTATCGGCGGCGGCATCGGTGCCATGCTGGGCGGACCATTCGGCGCCCTGATCGGCGCCGCCATCGGCGCTTCGATGGGCGGCGGCCAGACCCGGCCGCAGCTCGAAGGCGGCTACGCCGGCGGCATTCATCCTTCCCAGCAGAAGCAGATGCTCTTTTTCACCGCTGCCTTTTCGATGGTCGGCAAACTGGCCAAGGCCGACGGCCGGGTCTGCGATGACGAGATCGCCGCTATCCGCCGCATTGCCAGGGACGCCATGGGACTCGACGAGCAGACCCGCCGCTTCGCCATCGAGATTCTCAACCAGAGCAAACAGAGTCCCGAAACCTTCGGCGACTACGCCCGCCAGTTCGGCGAACTCTTCTGGCAGCAGCAGGACATGTGCCAGTTCATGATGAGTTTCCTGTTCGAGGTCGCCATGGCTGACGGCAACCTGCATCCCGAGGAGGAGCGGATGCTGCTGGAAGCGAAGCAGGCCTTCCGACTGCCCGACGCCATCTATCAGTCCCTCTACGCGCGCTACGTCGGCCGGCAGCGGCCGGGCAGTCTCGGCCTGGAGGAGCATTACCGGACCCTCGGCGTCAGCAGCGACATCAGCGATGCCGACCTGAAGAAGCTCTACCGGAAAAAGGTCGCCGAATACCACCCGGACAAGATCGAGGGCAAGGGCCTGCCGCCGGAGTTCATCAAGTTCGCCAACGACAAACTGGCGGAGATCAACGCCGCCTACGAAGCAATCTGCAAAGCGCGGGGCATCTGA
- a CDS encoding diguanylate cyclase, whose product MIRIQFRHWPILWKILSISVISVTAFIVVSLLYFLPMIEGKMREGKKQGIRSVVEVAFTLLEYYERQVEEGRLSVELARREAARRIGELRYDRDQYFWINDLDMTMIMHPIRTEFNGQNMTDFKDSTGHLLFRDFVAVSKQKGAGFVSYRWPKPGGQDPVPKISYVKLFQPWGWILGSGIYLDDIDRDLSRLRHDLLVGTVFFACGTLALAMLIGSGITRPLRRVMHGLDLVAAGRSAELEPQVLVDSHDEVGRLGERFNRLMDSVKHLARFKKVIEEEETLPQIYQRLGRLVTDHFDFDSAVLFEVDKDADRMNLVYPPPEEEMASGCEAVVLEQARFCKVRRTGHVISNLDYPEICHCQSAGKGKGHYCIPMLVSGGVTGVVNVGFALPDNRIQRLKLETRLAHLEQYVRESLSVIESKKLLEALRQSALLDPLTGLHNRRYLQEYTEGIVAGLRRRGRLAGLLMCDIDYFKQVNDVHGHHMGDLVLKETAAVIRQCVRQADIVVRFGGEEFLVILLDVEAGQTEAIGEKIRSRVEASSFILDREVLSKTISVGASEFPADAQTLWHCIKFADVALYRAKEQGRNRVVRFEQEMWQGDEF is encoded by the coding sequence ATGATCAGGATTCAATTCCGGCACTGGCCGATTCTCTGGAAAATTCTCAGCATTTCGGTGATCAGTGTGACGGCGTTCATTGTGGTTTCACTGCTTTATTTTTTGCCGATGATCGAAGGCAAGATGCGGGAGGGGAAAAAACAGGGCATCCGCAGTGTCGTCGAGGTGGCCTTCACCCTGCTCGAATACTACGAAAGGCAGGTCGAAGAAGGTCGTTTGTCTGTTGAACTGGCCAGGCGTGAAGCGGCCCGACGGATTGGTGAGTTGCGCTATGACCGGGATCAGTATTTCTGGATCAACGATCTCGACATGACCATGATCATGCATCCGATACGTACTGAGTTCAACGGCCAGAATATGACCGATTTCAAGGATTCGACCGGCCATTTACTGTTTCGTGATTTTGTTGCGGTCAGCAAACAGAAGGGGGCCGGTTTTGTCAGCTATCGCTGGCCAAAGCCGGGCGGGCAGGATCCGGTTCCGAAGATCTCCTACGTCAAGCTCTTTCAGCCCTGGGGCTGGATTCTGGGCAGTGGTATCTATCTTGACGATATCGATCGCGATCTCAGCCGGTTGCGGCACGATCTGTTGGTCGGTACGGTCTTTTTTGCCTGTGGCACTCTGGCGTTGGCCATGCTGATCGGTTCCGGGATTACCCGACCGCTGCGCCGGGTCATGCATGGACTCGATCTGGTCGCCGCTGGCCGTAGCGCCGAACTGGAGCCGCAGGTGCTGGTCGATTCGCATGATGAGGTTGGCCGCCTCGGCGAGCGGTTCAATCGGTTGATGGATTCGGTGAAACATCTGGCCCGGTTCAAAAAAGTGATCGAAGAGGAGGAAACGCTGCCGCAAATCTATCAGCGTCTCGGCCGTCTGGTTACCGACCACTTCGATTTCGATTCCGCGGTGTTGTTCGAAGTCGACAAGGACGCTGACCGGATGAATCTGGTCTATCCGCCGCCGGAAGAAGAGATGGCTTCGGGCTGTGAGGCGGTGGTCCTTGAACAGGCACGTTTCTGCAAGGTCCGGCGCACCGGGCATGTCATTTCCAACCTGGACTATCCGGAGATCTGCCACTGCCAGTCCGCCGGAAAGGGGAAGGGACATTATTGTATTCCCATGCTGGTCAGCGGGGGAGTGACGGGGGTGGTGAACGTGGGATTTGCGTTGCCGGACAACCGGATTCAGCGGCTGAAGCTGGAGACCAGGCTGGCGCATCTGGAGCAGTATGTCAGGGAGTCTCTTTCGGTGATCGAATCAAAAAAACTGCTGGAAGCGCTGCGGCAGTCGGCTCTGCTCGATCCCTTGACCGGTCTGCACAACCGCCGTTACCTGCAGGAATACACCGAGGGCATCGTGGCCGGACTGAGGCGCCGCGGCCGGTTGGCAGGCCTGCTGATGTGCGACATCGACTATTTCAAACAGGTCAATGATGTGCATGGTCACCATATGGGAGACCTGGTGCTGAAAGAGACTGCGGCGGTGATTCGGCAGTGTGTGCGTCAGGCCGATATCGTGGTTCGCTTCGGGGGCGAGGAGTTTCTGGTGATTCTGTTGGATGTGGAGGCGGGGCAGACCGAGGCGATCGGAGAAAAGATCCGCTCCCGGGTGGAGGCCTCGAGTTTCATTCTCGACCGTGAGGTTCTCAGCAAGACGATCAGCGTTGGGGCCAGCGAATTTCCCGCCGATGCGCAGACTTTGTGGCACTGTATCAAGTTTGCGGACGTTGCCCTCTACCGGGCCAAGGAACAGGGGCGCAACCGGGTGGTTCGCTTCGAGCAGGAGATGTGGCAGGGGGATGAATTCTGA
- the asd gene encoding aspartate-semialdehyde dehydrogenase — translation MNVGFIGWRGMVGSVLMQRMQEENDFAAINPVFFSTSQVGQNAPFDAGKLLDAVAIDELKKLDAVVTCQGGDYTKQVHPQLRAAGWTGIWIDAASSLRMADDAVIILDPVNREVIDAALAAGKKDFIGGNCTVSLMLMALGGLFRAGLVEWLSSMTYQAASGAGAPNMRELLTQMGHLHDSVADQLADPASAILDIDRKVTAELRGNAIPTDNFGYPLAGSVLPWIDREVEDGQSREEWKGYAETNKILRSTTPIPIDGICVRIGAMRCHSQALTIKLNKDIPMADIEDLLANDNPWAELVPNRKEETLARLTPAAVSGTLKTPVGRVRKMKMGPQYLSAFTCGDQLLWGAAEPLRRMLRILREQS, via the coding sequence ATGAACGTCGGATTTATCGGCTGGCGCGGCATGGTCGGATCGGTGCTGATGCAGCGCATGCAGGAAGAAAACGATTTCGCCGCCATCAACCCGGTCTTCTTTTCCACCTCCCAGGTCGGCCAGAACGCGCCCTTCGATGCCGGCAAACTGCTCGATGCCGTCGCCATCGATGAGTTGAAAAAGCTCGATGCCGTCGTCACCTGCCAGGGCGGCGACTACACGAAACAGGTTCACCCGCAGCTGCGTGCCGCCGGCTGGACCGGCATCTGGATCGACGCCGCCAGCAGCCTCCGGATGGCCGATGACGCGGTCATCATTCTCGACCCGGTCAACCGGGAGGTGATCGACGCCGCCCTGGCAGCCGGAAAGAAGGATTTCATCGGCGGCAACTGCACTGTCAGCCTGATGCTGATGGCCCTCGGCGGCCTGTTCCGCGCCGGGCTGGTCGAATGGCTCAGCTCGATGACCTACCAGGCCGCTTCCGGCGCCGGGGCACCGAACATGCGCGAACTGCTGACGCAGATGGGGCACCTGCATGACAGCGTCGCCGACCAGCTCGCTGACCCGGCTTCGGCGATTCTCGACATCGACCGCAAGGTCACCGCCGAGTTGCGCGGCAACGCCATCCCCACCGACAACTTCGGCTACCCGCTGGCCGGCAGCGTGCTGCCCTGGATCGACCGCGAGGTCGAGGACGGCCAGAGTCGCGAGGAGTGGAAGGGCTACGCCGAGACCAACAAGATCCTGCGCAGCACGACCCCGATCCCCATCGACGGCATCTGCGTCCGCATCGGCGCCATGCGCTGCCACAGCCAGGCCCTGACCATCAAGCTCAACAAAGATATTCCGATGGCCGATATCGAAGATCTGCTCGCCAACGACAACCCCTGGGCCGAACTGGTTCCCAACCGCAAGGAAGAAACCCTCGCCAGGCTGACCCCGGCGGCGGTCTCCGGCACCCTCAAAACCCCGGTCGGCCGGGTGCGCAAGATGAAGATGGGCCCGCAGTACCTCTCCGCCTTCACCTGCGGCGATCAGCTGCTGTGGGGCGCCGCCGAGCCGCTGCGACGGATGCTGCGCATCCTGCGCGAACAATCCTGA
- a CDS encoding radical SAM protein — protein MEDYRGYELGPIRPPSEAMSLLLRVTRNCPWNKCTFCGVYKRKPFSLRPVAHVKQDIDRIRHHVSAIEDIINRPGGGNRQDLLALQPEQPESEQLAFHSALNWVRSGMKSVFLQDANSLVIKPDRLVEILLYLRQAFPDIERITSYARSHSIARISDADMARLAAAGLNRIHIGMESGADEVLELVKKGVDKETQIVAGQKVKRAGIELSEYFMPGLGGDRCSRENALETADALNRINPDFIRIRTLAISPRLDLYQDCQEGTFRQIGDIRMAEELLLLLDNLRGITSRIKSDHMLNLFQEVDGQLPDDRERLTAPLRRFLALPPEEQVLYVVGRRTGVLANLSDLNDPLRRGQVETLCAENNVTPETLDAFTARAMARMV, from the coding sequence ATGGAAGACTACCGAGGCTACGAGCTGGGTCCGATCCGGCCGCCGAGCGAGGCGATGAGCCTGCTGCTGCGGGTGACGCGCAATTGTCCGTGGAACAAGTGCACCTTCTGCGGCGTCTACAAGCGGAAGCCGTTCAGTCTCCGCCCGGTGGCGCACGTCAAGCAGGACATCGACCGTATCCGCCATCATGTCAGCGCCATCGAAGACATCATCAACCGGCCCGGCGGCGGAAACCGGCAGGACCTGCTCGCCCTGCAGCCCGAGCAGCCGGAAAGTGAACAACTGGCATTCCACTCGGCCCTCAACTGGGTGCGCAGCGGGATGAAGTCGGTCTTCCTGCAGGACGCCAACAGCCTGGTCATCAAGCCCGACCGGCTGGTTGAAATCCTGCTGTACCTCCGCCAGGCCTTTCCCGACATCGAACGGATAACCTCCTACGCCCGCTCCCACTCCATTGCCCGCATCAGCGACGCGGATATGGCCCGGCTGGCCGCCGCCGGCCTCAACCGCATTCATATCGGCATGGAGTCGGGCGCCGACGAGGTGCTGGAACTGGTTAAAAAGGGGGTGGACAAAGAGACCCAGATTGTTGCCGGGCAGAAGGTGAAACGAGCCGGGATCGAGCTGTCCGAATACTTCATGCCCGGCCTCGGCGGCGACCGCTGCTCCCGGGAAAACGCCCTGGAGACCGCCGATGCCCTGAACCGGATCAATCCCGATTTCATCCGCATCAGGACCCTGGCGATCTCGCCCAGGCTGGACCTGTACCAGGATTGTCAGGAGGGAACCTTCCGCCAGATCGGCGACATCCGCATGGCTGAAGAATTGCTGCTGTTGCTCGACAACCTGCGCGGCATCACCAGCCGGATCAAGAGCGATCACATGCTGAACCTGTTCCAGGAGGTCGACGGCCAACTGCCGGACGACCGGGAAAGGCTGACCGCCCCGCTGCGCAGGTTTCTGGCGCTGCCGCCCGAAGAGCAGGTGCTCTATGTCGTCGGCCGGCGAACCGGGGTGCTCGCCAATCTCAGCGACCTGAACGATCCGCTACGCCGCGGCCAGGTGGAAACCCTCTGTGCCGAGAACAATGTCACCCCGGAAACCCTGGACGCGTTCACCGCCCGGGCGATGGCGCGCATGGTCTGA
- a CDS encoding M48 family metallopeptidase has translation MKFTPRLPDENVNVSRTHPLAELAWLLGGLLLLCLLVFGGLGLAVDLTVDHLPTRVENWLGDYARRQFPARESAPLQRRLDALTAVLPPGSPLRDRIFRVRLSSDPRVNAVALPGNTIVIFSGLLDAVTSENELSMVLAHELGHFAHRDHLRQLGRGLVITAVAALLFGERSGVTELASDLFLTWQASYSRRQEAAADAYALELLVARYGQAAGATDLFARLAAKKGRRPSRLLASHPYPEKRIELLRQLIEQRGFPIAERTPLGDDLRRLSAEEAGKGE, from the coding sequence ATGAAATTCACCCCCCGACTTCCCGACGAAAACGTCAATGTCTCGAGAACCCATCCCCTGGCCGAACTGGCCTGGCTGCTGGGTGGGTTGCTGTTGCTCTGTCTGCTGGTGTTCGGCGGCCTCGGGCTGGCGGTCGACCTGACCGTCGATCATCTGCCGACGCGGGTTGAGAACTGGCTGGGGGACTATGCCCGGCGGCAGTTTCCGGCACGGGAGTCAGCCCCGCTGCAGCGGAGGCTCGATGCCCTGACCGCCGTCCTGCCGCCCGGCTCTCCCCTGCGTGACCGGATTTTTCGGGTGCGGCTGTCTTCCGATCCGCGGGTCAATGCCGTGGCCCTGCCGGGCAATACCATCGTGATCTTTTCCGGGTTGCTGGACGCAGTGACGTCGGAAAACGAGCTGTCGATGGTGCTGGCCCACGAGTTGGGACACTTTGCCCATCGTGATCATCTGCGCCAGTTGGGGCGGGGGCTGGTGATCACCGCGGTTGCGGCGCTGCTGTTCGGAGAACGGTCGGGGGTGACGGAACTGGCTTCCGATCTCTTCCTGACCTGGCAGGCGAGTTATTCCCGCCGCCAGGAAGCGGCTGCCGACGCCTACGCCCTGGAGTTGCTGGTGGCCCGCTACGGCCAGGCCGCCGGGGCAACCGACCTGTTTGCCCGACTGGCGGCGAAGAAAGGCCGGCGCCCATCCCGACTGCTGGCTTCACATCCTTATCCGGAAAAGCGGATCGAGTTGCTGCGGCAACTGATCGAGCAGCGTGGCTTCCCGATTGCTGAGCGTACCCCTCTGGGGGATGACCTGCGCCGGTTGTCGGCGGAAGAGGCCGGCAAAGGGGAATGA
- a CDS encoding YbjQ family protein, translated as MVEFFLQSPDLVIFLVLLALGYAAGSLAEKRHYKSIEKRERELVRLAVVTAEGSFPPGRVRQAFLVSGSTVVSIDYFKRLLAILRNIFGGRVKAYESLVDRARREAILRMKAEAQQRGAGMILNLRLETATIGRNANRKNQVGSVEAIAYGTAIVFNK; from the coding sequence ATGGTGGAGTTCTTTCTCCAGTCCCCCGACCTGGTGATTTTTCTCGTGTTGCTGGCCCTGGGGTATGCCGCCGGCAGTCTCGCCGAGAAACGCCACTACAAGTCGATCGAAAAACGCGAGCGGGAGCTGGTCCGCCTGGCCGTGGTCACCGCCGAGGGCAGTTTCCCTCCCGGCAGGGTCCGGCAGGCCTTCCTGGTCAGCGGCAGCACGGTGGTTTCGATCGACTACTTCAAACGCCTGCTGGCGATCCTGCGCAACATCTTCGGCGGACGGGTCAAGGCCTACGAATCGCTGGTCGACCGGGCGCGGCGCGAGGCGATCCTGCGGATGAAGGCCGAGGCGCAGCAGCGCGGTGCCGGCATGATTCTCAACCTGCGGCTCGAAACCGCCACCATCGGCCGCAACGCCAACCGGAAAAACCAGGTCGGCAGTGTTGAGGCGATTGCCTACGGCACGGCGATTGTATTCAATAAGTAA
- a CDS encoding YbjQ family protein, with protein sequence MILTNVGSVPGKKIVEHFGIVQGSTVRAKHIGRDFMAGLKNLVGGELKGYTELLQESRNEAMQRMSDQARQMGANAVVNIRFATSSVAQGAAELFAYGTAVRVE encoded by the coding sequence ATGATTCTCACCAATGTCGGCAGCGTGCCGGGCAAAAAAATTGTTGAACACTTCGGCATCGTTCAGGGCAGCACGGTGCGTGCCAAGCATATCGGCCGTGACTTCATGGCCGGTCTGAAAAACCTGGTCGGCGGCGAACTCAAGGGCTATACCGAGCTGCTGCAGGAATCGCGCAACGAAGCAATGCAGCGGATGTCCGACCAGGCCCGGCAGATGGGCGCCAACGCGGTGGTCAATATCCGCTTCGCCACGTCGTCGGTCGCTCAGGGGGCCGCGGAACTCTTCGCCTACGGCACCGCGGTGCGGGTGGAATAG
- the thiI gene encoding tRNA uracil 4-sulfurtransferase ThiI, which yields MFDRIIIHYSEIGIKGKNRSFFENQLVRRIKQALGEQARVHKRYGRIVCVPEPDADAARISDALRRVPGIAHFSMGCAAEKDLEAIREKAVGMLSEMDFTSFGVKSRRSDKSFPVNSNEINRQVGSSIVLGLDKKVNLTDPDLWLHIELTHDEALLYSTKISGPGGLPVGTSGKAVVSLSGGIDSPVAAWMMMKRGCELVFGHIRNETQFAGGAVGKIENLVATLSRSQRRSKLYIFPFGDIQRHIIAFVPAKERMIIYRRCMMRLLNMLAEKEKAGAIVTGDSLGQVASQTMDNMLCIQAASKRPVLAPLVGLNKEEIITIAERVGTFEDSIQPYPDCCSFMIAPHPDTRARLPDIERFEAAMPQLDELLQACLDGAELRIIDAETPDGAESETKT from the coding sequence ATGTTTGACCGCATCATCATTCACTACAGTGAAATCGGCATCAAGGGCAAAAACCGCTCCTTCTTCGAGAACCAGCTGGTCAGGCGGATCAAGCAGGCCCTCGGCGAGCAGGCACGGGTTCACAAGCGTTACGGCCGCATCGTCTGCGTTCCGGAACCGGATGCCGATGCCGCACGGATCTCCGATGCCCTGCGCCGGGTTCCCGGCATCGCTCATTTTTCCATGGGCTGCGCCGCCGAAAAGGATCTCGAGGCGATCAGGGAGAAGGCGGTCGGGATGCTCTCGGAGATGGACTTCACCAGTTTCGGCGTCAAGAGCCGTCGTTCCGACAAGAGCTTCCCGGTCAACTCCAACGAAATCAACCGCCAGGTCGGCAGCAGCATCGTTCTCGGCCTCGACAAGAAGGTCAACCTGACCGACCCCGATCTCTGGCTCCACATCGAACTGACTCACGACGAGGCCCTGCTCTACAGCACCAAGATCTCCGGGCCCGGCGGGCTGCCGGTGGGCACCAGCGGCAAGGCGGTGGTTTCTCTCTCCGGCGGCATCGATAGTCCGGTGGCCGCCTGGATGATGATGAAACGCGGCTGCGAGCTGGTCTTCGGCCACATCCGCAACGAAACCCAGTTCGCCGGCGGAGCGGTCGGCAAGATCGAAAACCTGGTCGCCACCTTAAGCCGCAGCCAGCGGCGCTCGAAACTCTACATCTTCCCCTTCGGCGATATCCAGCGCCACATCATCGCCTTCGTCCCGGCCAAGGAGCGGATGATCATCTACCGACGCTGCATGATGCGCCTGCTCAACATGCTGGCAGAGAAGGAAAAGGCCGGGGCCATCGTCACCGGCGACTCCCTCGGCCAGGTCGCCTCGCAGACCATGGACAACATGCTCTGCATCCAGGCGGCGTCGAAGCGCCCGGTGCTGGCCCCCCTGGTCGGCCTCAACAAGGAGGAGATCATCACCATCGCCGAACGGGTCGGCACCTTCGAGGACTCGATCCAACCCTACCCCGACTGCTGTTCCTTCATGATCGCACCGCACCCCGACACCCGCGCCAGGCTGCCCGATATCGAGCGTTTCGAAGCCGCCATGCCGCAACTCGACGAGCTGCTGCAGGCCTGCCTCGACGGCGCCGAACTGCGGATCATTGATGCTGAGACCCCGGACGGAGCGGAGTCCGAAACGAAGACCTGA
- a CDS encoding DUF1847 domain-containing protein has protein sequence MSEKTGVKPSCSSCSGVFQKQGATNCWSEPGQGPAKPGYCPSDPHAEIIREAFESYRGDDFDARLARMAAKVEGLCYQPVPGSDAVNARWTRVEDTIALCRLMGFKKIGIATCIGLLDETRRLSEILAAQGLEPFSACCKAGSIDKLDLNLKEENKVRPNTFEPACNPIAQARICNAEQTDMNIIMGLCVGHDMLFSKYADAPVTTLVAKDRVTGHNPVSVLYGQNFYYKRLQKQPVLTDEELKEI, from the coding sequence ATGAGCGAAAAGACCGGCGTCAAACCCTCCTGTTCATCCTGCAGCGGCGTCTTCCAGAAACAGGGAGCGACCAACTGCTGGAGCGAACCGGGCCAGGGACCGGCCAAACCGGGCTACTGTCCGTCGGATCCCCATGCCGAGATCATCCGCGAAGCGTTCGAGAGCTACCGGGGGGACGATTTCGACGCCCGACTGGCCCGCATGGCGGCCAAGGTGGAAGGCCTCTGCTACCAGCCGGTGCCCGGCTCCGACGCGGTCAACGCCCGCTGGACGCGGGTCGAGGACACCATCGCCCTGTGCAGGCTGATGGGCTTCAAAAAGATCGGCATCGCCACCTGCATCGGACTGCTCGACGAAACCCGGCGCCTCTCCGAGATCCTCGCCGCCCAGGGCCTGGAACCCTTCTCCGCCTGCTGCAAGGCCGGCAGCATCGACAAGCTCGACCTGAACCTGAAAGAGGAAAACAAGGTCCGTCCCAACACTTTCGAACCGGCCTGCAACCCCATCGCCCAGGCCCGAATCTGCAATGCCGAACAGACCGACATGAACATCATCATGGGGCTCTGCGTCGGGCACGACATGCTGTTCAGCAAATATGCCGACGCCCCCGTCACCACCCTGGTCGCCAAGGATCGGGTCACCGGCCACAACCCGGTCAGCGTCCTCTACGGCCAGAATTTCTACTACAAGCGACTGCAGAAACAGCCGGTGCTGACGGACGAGGAACTGAAAGAAATCTGA
- a CDS encoding heavy metal-binding domain-containing protein: protein MLITTTPQIEGRQINTYLGVITGEAVLGANIFKDMFANIRDIVGGRSGSYEKELRKARDYAFETLRQEAAELGADAVVGVDIDYEVLGEKNGMLMVSVSGTAVKLA, encoded by the coding sequence ATGCTCATCACTACCACTCCCCAGATCGAAGGCCGGCAGATCAACACCTACCTCGGCGTCATCACCGGCGAAGCGGTCCTCGGCGCCAATATCTTCAAGGATATGTTCGCCAATATCCGCGACATCGTCGGCGGCCGTTCCGGATCATACGAAAAGGAACTGCGCAAGGCCCGCGACTACGCCTTCGAAACCCTGCGTCAAGAGGCCGCCGAACTCGGCGCCGATGCCGTGGTCGGAGTCGACATCGACTACGAGGTTCTCGGCGAAAAAAACGGCATGCTGATGGTTTCGGTCAGCGGAACAGCTGTCAAGCTGGCCTGA